Within Cystobacter ferrugineus, the genomic segment AGACGCTTGAGGACCTGCACGGCTTCCTCCGACAGCGCCTTGCTCCGCCCCTCCAGGGAGAAGCTCTGCTGCTGGAGCTTGGCCAGTTCCTCCTTGCGGGTGTTGGCGCGGCTCTGCCAGTCGATGGGCGTCTGGGTCGAGACGAGCCGATCGATGAGCTCGCGCAACCGCTTCTCCTTGGCCTGGACGGTGGTGAGGCGGACCTGGGTGTCATCCAGGTGCATGGCGAGCGCGATGCCCACCTCCGCCAGCAGCTCGATGCTCTGGGGATACCTGTCCGACAGGGACTTCAACTCGGTGAGCGCTTCCTCCTTCGAGGCCGCGTCGTCCCGGCGAAACTTCGCCACCGCCTCGTCCCTGGCGGCCTGCACCGCATTCGGCAGGACGTCGGACTTGGAAAGCCAGGCCGGCGAGGTGAGGAACGCCAACAGGGCGAGCACGAGGACGCCTCCCGCGATGAGCAGGCCCCGGCCCTTGCCACCCTTCGCCGGGCGCTTGCCCCGGCCCTGGTCGCGGGCGGAGGGGGTGGGCCCCTCCATCAACTCGGGCGGCAACTCGAGCGGCTTGTTCAAGGCGGGCGCGGGACCCGCGGGCGGCGGTGGCGGTGCGGCCCCACCGGGCTCCTCCTCCCCCATCAACTCCGAGAGGGGCCGATCCAACTGGACGAGGATCTCGTCGGGCAGCTCGATGGGAGTCGTCGCCGCGACCCCGATCCGAGGCTCATGCTCGTAGGGCGAGGGCGCAGCGGATGCCGCGGGTGAGGGAGCAGGTGCTGGCGCGGGCTCCGGCAAGGGGCGCTCGGGCGCTCCGGCCCGAGGCGTCATACCGGGCGGCTGGGCGAGCGGTGGTCCGGAGGGAGTGTCATCGAACGGCGAGAACGCGGTGGGGCTCGACGCCTCCAGGGCGGCGAAGGGATCATCCTCCTGCGTTGGAGGGGCGGCCTGGGGCGACACCGGCAGCGACACGGTGACGGGACGGGCCGACGCGGGCCGCGGGGCCGTGGAGCCGGGGGACGGAGCAGGCAGGGCCGCCGCGGCGGCGGGTGGCTTGCCGGTGGGCTTCGGAGCGACGTCCGTGGGGAGTGGAACCGTGCCAAACACCTGCGTCGTCTGGGGAGCGGGGGCCGCTGGCGCGGAAGGCGGCCCCGCCGGGACGGGAGGTCTGGCGGCGGCCGGAGCGGGCCTCGTGGCCGGGGCGGCGGGCCTGGCGGCTGGGGCGGCGGGCCTCGTGGCGGGTGGCACCTGGGGGACGGCGCCAAAGGCCTGCGTCTTCTGGATCGAGGGTGCCACCGCTGGGGCACCGGGCGGGGCCCGGGGCGCCACGGGAGCCACCTGCGGCACCTGGGGAACGGAGGAAACGGCACCAAACGCCTGCGTGGTCGTGGGGGCTGGGGCGTCCGAACTCCCGGCATTCGTGCCGTAGATCAAGGTGGAGTTCAGGGGATTGGGTGCGCGCGCCGGGGCCCCCGGCGCCTTCGGAGCCGGGGCGGGAGCCGGAGCGGACGCGCCCGCGATGAAGACATGGCCGCAGCGAGTGCACTGCACCGGAACGCCCCCGGGCGGCAGCAACCGGGGGTCGAGCGCGTACTTCATCGAGCACTGAGGGCAGGCGATCTCCACGCTCCGTGCTTTATCACACGCCTCGGGGCCCTGGCGCCTACCGCAACTCCATCGCCGCCCGGAGCGACGCCAGCCTGGCCGATCCCACGCCGGGAACGGAGGCCACCTCGTCCCAGGAGGCGAACGGCCCTCGCTGCGCACGCGTGCGCACCAGGTCACGGGCCAGGGAGGCTCCCACGCCAGGCACCCGGGCGAGGTCCTCCTCGGAGATCTGGTTCAAATCCAGCTTCTGGCCCAGCAGCAGGCGCTGTGGGGCGGAGGGTGGCTCGCCCGTACCACACCGGGCGATTCCCTCCACCACCCGCACCTCGTCCGGCGCACAGTCCAGCGCGGGCTGTGGGGAGGGCCCACGCACGCGCGCCACCACGCCCAGGCCCCACAGCCCGAGCGCGGCCACCGCGAGTGCGCCGGTGCGGTTCACCCCTCAGCCCACCGTGGAGGGCTTGTCCAGACCGAACGCCGTGTGCAGCGCGCGCACGGCCAGCTCGGTGTACTTCGACTGGACGAGGCAGGAGACCTTGATCTCCGACGTGGAGATGACCTGGATGTTGATGCCCTCCTGCGAGAGCACCTGGAACATCTTCGCCGCCACGCCCGAGTGGTTGCGCATGCCCACGCCCACGATGGAGATCTTGGCCACGTCGCTGTCCGTCTCCACGCCGCCGGCCTTGATCTCCCGGGCCACCTGCTCCACGGCCTCGCGGGCCTTGCTCAGGTCCGTCTTGCCCACGGTGAAGGACACGTCCGTCTTCCCATCGCGCGAGGCCGTCTGGACGATCAGGTCCACCACGATGTTCTGCGCGTCCAGGATGCCGAAGATCTTCGCCGCCACGCCCGGCATGTCCGGCACGCCACTGATGGCGAGCTTCGCCTCGTTCTTCTCGTAGGCGATGCCGCTGACAACCACGTTCTCCATCGACTTGTCCTCCTCACACACCAGCGTGCCGGGATCGTCCGAGAAGGACGACTTCACCCAGAGCGGCACCTTGTACTTCATCGCGAACTCGACCGAGCGGATCTGCAACACCTTGGCACCCAGGCTCGCCAGCTCCAGCATCTCCTCGTAGGAGATGCGGTCGAGCTTGCGCGCCGCGGGGCACACGTTGGGATCCGTCGTGTAGACCCCATCCACGTCCGTGTAGATCTCACATGCGTCCGCCTTGAGCGCCGCGGCCAGCGCCACCGCCGTGGTGTCCGAGCCACCGCGGCCCAAG encodes:
- a CDS encoding zinc-ribbon domain-containing protein, with protein sequence MEIACPQCSMKYALDPRLLPPGGVPVQCTRCGHVFIAGASAPAPAPAPKAPGAPARAPNPLNSTLIYGTNAGSSDAPAPTTTQAFGAVSSVPQVPQVAPVAPRAPPGAPAVAPSIQKTQAFGAVPQVPPATRPAAPAARPAAPATRPAPAAARPPVPAGPPSAPAAPAPQTTQVFGTVPLPTDVAPKPTGKPPAAAAALPAPSPGSTAPRPASARPVTVSLPVSPQAAPPTQEDDPFAALEASSPTAFSPFDDTPSGPPLAQPPGMTPRAGAPERPLPEPAPAPAPSPAASAAPSPYEHEPRIGVAATTPIELPDEILVQLDRPLSELMGEEEPGGAAPPPPPAGPAPALNKPLELPPELMEGPTPSARDQGRGKRPAKGGKGRGLLIAGGVLVLALLAFLTSPAWLSKSDVLPNAVQAARDEAVAKFRRDDAASKEEALTELKSLSDRYPQSIELLAEVGIALAMHLDDTQVRLTTVQAKEKRLRELIDRLVSTQTPIDWQSRANTRKEELAKLQQQSFSLEGRSKALSEEAVQVLKRLDLESAKEPREVSLARLRARALMSATLGVGNTPSLAVKLAQAEQFEWSSLVMAEYVLHHASPSPTETREAAAGMESMRARNSTYLRAYVLGARIALLRHEPAAAQTLLNTVITLNPKHELAQQLRAHIEDMERQQAEPPPSVKPPPVPAPAPTNEAVPTSPSVSPPAEGTTPAEGTAPGEPSNATSAQP
- a CDS encoding ComEA family DNA-binding protein, producing MNRTGALAVAALGLWGLGVVARVRGPSPQPALDCAPDEVRVVEGIARCGTGEPPSAPQRLLLGQKLDLNQISEEDLARVPGVGASLARDLVRTRAQRGPFASWDEVASVPGVGSARLASLRAAMELR
- a CDS encoding aspartate kinase, with translation MALIVQKYGGTSVGDTERMKNVARRCIAAQAAGHDVVVVVSAMSGETNRLLKLVSQITDRPNEREQDVVVATGEQVSIGLVALAIQAQGAKATSFLGHQVQIVTDSTFAKARIKRIEAERIVEALKQKHIVVVAGFQGQDEQGNVTTLGRGGSDTTAVALAAALKADACEIYTDVDGVYTTDPNVCPAARKLDRISYEEMLELASLGAKVLQIRSVEFAMKYKVPLWVKSSFSDDPGTLVCEEDKSMENVVVSGIAYEKNEAKLAISGVPDMPGVAAKIFGILDAQNIVVDLIVQTASRDGKTDVSFTVGKTDLSKAREAVEQVAREIKAGGVETDSDVAKISIVGVGMRNHSGVAAKMFQVLSQEGINIQVISTSEIKVSCLVQSKYTELAVRALHTAFGLDKPSTVG